The DNA region CTGTACAAATGATCGTAAATTTTCAAATACGCGATTCTCAGCGATTAAAATTCAGCGTTTAAATTGAAGATATTTATTGAAAAACTAATTCTTTCATCTCTTATTTTATCATAAAAATTATAAGAATAGATTTATTTAATTCTATTTTACATAATAATATTCAATTTTAGATATTGAAACTATTATCATAAAAAAAACGCTTTAGAATGTTTTAAAGCGTTTTTCATTATAAATCTAAATGTTGATAGGTTCTTTAATTATGCGATTTCTTACCGTGCTCGAAATGACTACTATTAAGATTCCTGCTTTCGCAGGAATTTATTAGTTGATTCCTACAACTTCTAAATCAAATATTAAATCTTGACCAGCTAAAGGATGATTCGCATCAATAACAATATGGTTCTCATTTACTTCTGCAACACGTAATTGCTGTTGTGATCCATCAGGTCTTGACGCCATTAAGCCCATTCCAACTTCTGGTGTAATTTCTTTTGGTAACTCTTCTTTTGATATTTTTTGAAACAATTCTGTACGTACATCTCCGTAAGCATCTGCTTTGGCAATTGTTACGGTTTTCTTTTCGTTAACTGCCATATCTATTAAAGCGTTTTCAAAACCAGGTATTAATTGTCCTTGTCCTAATTGTGCTTGTAACGGTTCTCTTTCTGCCGATGTATCAAACACTTGTCCATTGGTTAATTTACCTGTGTAATGTACTTTTACAGTATCGTTTGCTTTTACTTTACTCATAATTTTTGTTTATAATTTGTAAATAGCTACAAAGGTATGGCTCTTATATTGGTTTGACGAATAATTAGGAAATTGTTTAGAAATTCAATAGCTGCCACTACTCTACTTCTAACTTATTCCGTACTAGATGCGGAATCTATTTTTTCAATTATTCATAATAAAAAATGCTTTAAAACACGAACTGTTTTAAGCGTAGTTTATCCAACTCTAAATCGCGACGGACTTATGCTAACATGTTTTTTAAAGAAGTTACTAAAATGTGTAGCTTCTTTAAAATCTAAAGCATAAGCAATTTGAGAA from Mesoflavibacter profundi includes:
- a CDS encoding FKBP-type peptidyl-prolyl cis-trans isomerase, which gives rise to MSKVKANDTVKVHYTGKLTNGQVFDTSAEREPLQAQLGQGQLIPGFENALIDMAVNEKKTVTIAKADAYGDVRTELFQKISKEELPKEITPEVGMGLMASRPDGSQQQLRVAEVNENHIVIDANHPLAGQDLIFDLEVVGIN